One genomic segment of Catalinimonas alkaloidigena includes these proteins:
- a CDS encoding RNA polymerase sigma factor has protein sequence MHDEKALVSGCIKGERAMQKELYDQFSGRMLSVCMRYCKSREDAEDILQEAFIKVFNNIESFRKESSLGYWIKRIVINTALNYHRKSVYLYPHFDIEDMHDIGDDDLTISNHNYKDLLKILQSLPQGCQVIFNLYAVEGYKHKEIAEMLNISEGTSKSQYARAKSLIKDMITETGEVKHG, from the coding sequence ATGCATGATGAAAAAGCGCTTGTCTCCGGATGTATCAAAGGAGAACGGGCAATGCAGAAAGAATTGTATGATCAATTTTCCGGACGGATGCTCTCCGTATGTATGCGCTATTGCAAAAGCCGTGAAGATGCTGAAGACATATTGCAGGAGGCATTTATTAAAGTTTTCAACAATATTGAGTCTTTCCGCAAAGAATCTTCTCTAGGCTACTGGATCAAGCGTATTGTCATCAACACAGCCTTAAACTACCATCGTAAGAGCGTTTATCTTTATCCACATTTTGATATTGAAGATATGCATGATATCGGTGATGATGACCTAACAATATCTAACCATAACTACAAAGACTTACTGAAGATATTACAGTCGTTACCCCAGGGGTGCCAGGTAATATTTAACCTGTATGCTGTTGAGGGTTACAAACACAAAGAAATTGCTGAAATGCTAAACATCAGTGAAGGCACATCAAAATCACAGTATGCACGCGCCAAATCATTGATCAAAGACATGATTACGGAAACAGGGGAGGTGAAACATGGCTAA